The following coding sequences lie in one Lelliottia jeotgali genomic window:
- a CDS encoding DedA family inner membrane protein YabI: protein MQALLEHFITQSVAYSLLAVALVAFLESLALVGLILPGTVMMAGLGALIGSGEVNFWQAWMAGIIGCLLGDWISFWLGWRFKKPLHRWSFMKKNKALLDKTEHALHQHSMFTILIGRFIGPTRPIVPMVAGMLDLPVAKFLLPNIIGCILWPPLYFLPGILAGAAIDIPADAQSGHFKWLLLATALLLWVAVWLCWRLWRSAKAGTDRLTHYLPRGRLMMLAPLTLGIAVVALVALIRHPLMPVYGEILLKVVSR from the coding sequence ATGCAGGCATTGCTGGAACATTTTATTACGCAGTCCGTCGCCTACTCGCTGCTTGCCGTCGCGCTAGTGGCTTTCCTTGAATCGCTGGCGCTGGTCGGGCTGATTTTACCCGGTACGGTAATGATGGCAGGCCTCGGAGCGCTGATCGGCAGCGGCGAGGTTAACTTCTGGCAGGCGTGGATGGCCGGTATTATCGGCTGTTTGCTGGGCGACTGGATCTCTTTCTGGTTAGGCTGGCGCTTCAAAAAGCCGCTGCATCGCTGGTCGTTCATGAAAAAGAACAAAGCGCTGCTCGATAAAACCGAACATGCCCTGCATCAGCACAGCATGTTTACGATCCTGATCGGACGGTTTATTGGGCCAACGCGGCCGATTGTGCCGATGGTTGCCGGGATGCTGGACCTGCCTGTCGCAAAGTTTCTTCTGCCGAACATCATCGGCTGTATCCTGTGGCCGCCGCTCTATTTCCTGCCGGGCATTCTTGCCGGTGCGGCGATTGATATTCCTGCCGATGCGCAAAGCGGTCATTTTAAATGGCTGTTGCTCGCCACCGCGCTATTACTGTGGGTGGCGGTGTGGTTGTGCTGGAGATTGTGGCGCAGTGCGAAAGCGGGGACCGATCGTCTGACCCACTATCTGCCGCGTGGCCGCCTGATGATGCTTGCTCCCCTGACGCTCGGGATCGCCGTGGTGGCGCTGGTGGCGTTGATTCGTCATCCATTGATGCCGGTGTATGGCGAGATTTTGTTGAAGGTGGTGAGCCGGTAG
- a CDS encoding Thiamin ABC transporter, ATPase component: MLKLTDVTWLYQHLPMRFTLSVERGEMIAILGPSGAGKSTLLNLIAGFLPPARGEMVIDGQNHTHTPPSQRPVSMLFQENNLFTHLTVRQNIGLGMNPGLKLTAAQREKLDTIAQQMGLNEFLDRLPGELSGGQRQRVALARCLVREQPILLLDEPFSALDPALRQEMLLLVKEVCQQKNLTMLMVSHSVEDAARIAARSVVIADGRIAWDGETQELVSGKASASALLGIVPQ, from the coding sequence ATGCTAAAACTGACTGATGTAACCTGGCTTTATCAGCATCTGCCGATGCGCTTTACGCTCTCCGTCGAGCGCGGGGAGATGATTGCGATCCTCGGCCCGAGCGGTGCAGGGAAAAGCACGCTACTGAATCTGATTGCAGGTTTCTTGCCTCCGGCACGCGGGGAGATGGTGATTGACGGGCAGAACCACACCCACACGCCGCCTTCCCAGCGCCCGGTGTCGATGCTGTTCCAGGAAAACAACCTGTTTACCCATCTGACGGTGCGCCAGAATATCGGCTTAGGGATGAATCCCGGCCTCAAGCTGACCGCGGCTCAGCGTGAGAAACTGGACACTATCGCGCAGCAAATGGGACTGAATGAATTTCTCGACCGACTGCCGGGTGAGCTTTCCGGCGGCCAGCGTCAGCGCGTCGCGCTAGCCCGCTGTCTGGTTCGCGAACAGCCGATTTTACTCCTCGACGAACCTTTCTCCGCCCTCGACCCGGCGCTACGCCAGGAGATGCTGTTGCTGGTGAAGGAGGTGTGCCAGCAGAAGAACCTGACCATGCTGATGGTGTCGCACAGCGTAGAAGACGCCGCGCGGATCGCGGCGCGCTCTGTGGTGATCGCCGACGGACGCATTGCGTGGGACGGGGAAACGCAAGAGCTGGTAAGTGGGAAGGCGAGTGCCTCAGCGTTGTTGGGAATCGTGCCGCAGTAA
- a CDS encoding Thiamin ABC transporter, transmembrane component encodes MATRRQPLIPGWLIPGLTAATLMVVVSLGAFLALWLNAPESDIAALWHDSYLWHVVRFSFWQAFLSALLSVVPAIFLARALYRRRFPGRQALLRLCAMTLILPVLVAVFGILSVYGRQGWIATLLNALGIEWSFSPYGLQGILLAHVFFNMPMATRLFLQALENIPGEQRQLAAQLGMRGFAFFHFVEWPWLRRQIPPVAALIFMLCFASFATVLSLGGGPQATTIELAIYQALSFDYDPGRAAVLAMIQMFCCLGLVLLSQRLSKAIAVGSHQVNGWRDPQDSLRSRLSDLVLIALALLLLLPPLLAVVVDGLNLNLLSVLQQPVLWQALWTSLRIALGAGLLCVVLTMMLLWSSRELYARQSRIFGQALELSGMLILAMPGIVLATGFFLLFNSTLGLPDHADGIVIFTNALMAIPYALKVLENPMRDLSARYTLLCQSLDMRGWQRLKVVELRALKRPLAQALAFASVLSIGDFGVVALFGNDDFRTLPFWLYQQIGSYRSQDGAVTALLLLLLCFTLFTVIEKLPGRDAKTD; translated from the coding sequence ATGGCAACGCGCCGTCAGCCGTTAATCCCCGGCTGGCTGATCCCTGGGCTGACCGCTGCCACGCTGATGGTGGTGGTGAGCCTGGGGGCATTTCTTGCCCTGTGGCTGAACGCACCGGAAAGCGATATTGCCGCGCTGTGGCACGATAGCTATCTCTGGCACGTGGTGCGCTTCTCCTTCTGGCAGGCGTTTCTCTCGGCATTGCTTTCTGTCGTCCCGGCGATTTTTTTGGCGCGGGCCCTGTACCGTCGGCGTTTCCCTGGCCGACAGGCGTTGTTGCGCCTGTGCGCAATGACCTTAATTCTGCCCGTGCTGGTCGCCGTGTTTGGCATTTTGAGCGTGTACGGACGACAGGGGTGGATCGCCACGCTGTTGAATGCGCTTGGCATCGAATGGAGTTTCTCCCCTTACGGCCTGCAGGGCATTTTACTCGCTCACGTATTCTTTAATATGCCGATGGCGACGCGACTGTTCCTGCAAGCGCTGGAAAATATTCCCGGCGAGCAGCGCCAGTTGGCGGCGCAGCTCGGGATGCGCGGTTTCGCCTTTTTCCACTTTGTCGAGTGGCCGTGGCTGCGTCGACAGATCCCGCCCGTTGCGGCACTGATTTTTATGCTCTGCTTCGCCAGCTTTGCCACCGTGCTGTCGCTTGGTGGCGGGCCGCAGGCGACCACTATTGAACTGGCGATCTATCAGGCGCTGAGCTTTGACTACGATCCGGGCCGCGCGGCAGTGCTGGCGATGATCCAGATGTTCTGCTGTCTGGGGCTGGTGCTGCTGAGCCAGCGCCTGAGCAAGGCGATTGCCGTCGGCAGTCATCAGGTGAACGGCTGGCGCGACCCGCAGGACAGCCTGCGCAGCCGTCTGAGCGATCTCGTGCTGATCGCCCTCGCGCTCTTATTACTCCTCCCGCCGCTGCTGGCGGTGGTGGTAGACGGTCTGAATCTGAATCTGTTATCCGTGCTACAACAGCCGGTGCTGTGGCAGGCGCTGTGGACGTCACTGCGTATCGCTCTGGGGGCCGGGTTGCTGTGCGTTGTGCTGACCATGATGCTGCTGTGGAGCAGTCGCGAACTGTACGCCCGCCAGTCCCGCATCTTCGGACAGGCACTTGAGCTGAGTGGAATGCTGATTCTGGCGATGCCAGGCATTGTGCTGGCGACAGGATTCTTTTTACTGTTCAACAGTACCCTCGGATTACCTGACCATGCCGACGGGATCGTTATCTTCACCAACGCGCTGATGGCTATCCCCTACGCGCTGAAAGTGCTGGAAAATCCGATGCGCGATCTGAGCGCCCGTTACACGCTGCTCTGTCAGTCACTGGATATGCGCGGCTGGCAGCGGTTGAAGGTGGTGGAACTCCGCGCTCTGAAGCGCCCACTGGCACAGGCGCTGGCGTTTGCCAGCGTGCTGTCGATTGGCGATTTCGGCGTAGTGGCGCTGTTTGGCAACGACGATTTCCGCACCCTGCCGTTCTGGCTGTATCAGCAGATCGGCTCGTATCGCAGTCAGGATGGCGCGGTCACCGCCCTGCTCCTGCTGCTGCTGTGCTTTACCCTCTTTACCGTTATCGAAAAACTTCCGGGGCGCGATGCTAAAACTGACTGA
- a CDS encoding Thiamin ABC transporter, substrate-binding component, with protein MLKKVLPLLALFALPAFAKPVLTVYSYDSFAADWGPGPVVKKAFEADCNCELKFVALEDGVSLLNRLRMEGKNSKADVVLGLDNNLLEAASQTNLFAKSGIATDAVSVPGVWKNDTFVPFDYGYFAFVYDKNKLKNPPKSLKELVESDQKWRVIYQDPRTSTPGLGLLLWMQKVYGDKAPEAWQKLAAKTVTVTKGWSEAYGLFLKGESDLVLSYTTSPAYHIIEEKKDNYAAANFAEGHYLQVEVAARTAASKQPELAEKFLKFMVSPAFQNAIPTGNWMYPVTDVTLPAGFDQLSKPQTTLEFTPQQVSTQRAAWISEWQRAVSR; from the coding sequence GTGTTAAAAAAAGTTCTCCCCCTGCTGGCGCTGTTCGCGCTGCCTGCTTTTGCCAAACCCGTTTTGACGGTCTACAGCTACGACTCCTTTGCCGCCGACTGGGGCCCCGGCCCGGTGGTCAAAAAAGCCTTTGAAGCCGATTGCAACTGCGAACTGAAATTCGTGGCGCTGGAAGATGGCGTCTCCCTGCTGAACCGTCTGCGGATGGAAGGCAAAAACAGCAAAGCCGACGTGGTGCTGGGTCTCGACAACAATCTATTGGAAGCAGCATCGCAAACCAATCTGTTCGCCAAAAGTGGGATCGCCACCGATGCGGTGAGCGTTCCGGGCGTCTGGAAAAATGACACCTTCGTGCCCTTCGATTACGGCTACTTCGCTTTCGTCTATGACAAAAACAAGCTCAAGAACCCGCCGAAAAGCCTGAAAGAACTGGTTGAGAGCGACCAGAAATGGCGCGTAATTTATCAGGATCCGCGCACCAGCACGCCAGGCCTGGGCTTGCTGCTGTGGATGCAAAAAGTGTACGGCGATAAAGCCCCTGAAGCCTGGCAAAAACTGGCGGCCAAAACCGTCACCGTCACCAAAGGCTGGAGTGAGGCCTACGGCCTGTTCCTGAAAGGTGAAAGCGATTTGGTTCTGAGCTACACCACCTCTCCAGCCTATCACATCATCGAAGAGAAAAAAGACAACTACGCCGCCGCAAACTTTGCCGAAGGCCACTATCTGCAGGTGGAAGTCGCCGCGCGTACCGCCGCCAGCAAACAGCCAGAACTGGCAGAAAAATTCCTGAAATTTATGGTCTCACCTGCGTTCCAGAATGCGATCCCGACCGGCAACTGGATGTACCCGGTGACGGACGTGACGCTGCCCGCCGGCTTTGATCAGCTGAGCAAACCGCAAACCACGCTGGAATTTACTCCACAGCAGGTTTCCACTCAGCGCGCCGCCTGGATCAGTGAATGGCAACGCGCCGTCAGCCGTTAA
- a CDS encoding SgrR, sugar-phosphate stress, transcriptional activator of SgrS small RNA produces MPSGRLQQQFIRLWQCCEGQPKETTLSELAELLNCSRRHMRTLLNTMQQQGWLSWEAEAGRGKRSRLTFLYTGLALQQQRAEDLLEQDRIDQLVQLVGDKAAVRQMLVSHLGRSFRQGKHILRVLYYRPMKNLLPGSALRRSETHMARQIFSGLTRINEENGELEADIAHHWQQLSPLHWRFFLRPGIHFHHGRELEMDDVIASLQRARELPLYSHITHIHSPTAWTLDIELSEPDQWLPWLMGHIPSMILPHEWGSMANFASQPVGTGPYAVTRNNNNQLKIRAFDDYFGYRALIDEVNVWVLPEISEEFSPGLTLEGPTDGEKAVESRLEEGCYYLLFDARTHRGASPEVRQWVSQILAPANLIYQAEDQHQTYWFPAYGLLPRWHHARPGRCEKPAGLESITLTYYREHVEHRFIARIMSKLLATEGVMLDIQEVEYDEWHRGEAVSDIWLNSANFTLPLDFSLFSHLYETPLIQHCIARDWQQDAAQWRAGDMNLAVWCQQLLAQQAMVPLIHHWLMIQGQRSMRGLRMNTLGWFDFKSAWFAPPEP; encoded by the coding sequence ATGCCGTCTGGTCGTCTGCAACAACAATTCATCCGCCTCTGGCAATGCTGCGAAGGCCAGCCGAAAGAGACCACGTTGAGCGAACTGGCAGAACTGCTGAACTGCTCGCGCCGCCATATGCGAACGCTGCTCAACACCATGCAGCAGCAGGGATGGCTCAGCTGGGAGGCGGAGGCCGGACGCGGAAAGCGCTCGCGCTTAACCTTCCTTTATACCGGGCTGGCACTCCAGCAACAGCGCGCCGAAGACCTGCTGGAGCAGGACCGCATCGATCAGCTGGTGCAACTGGTGGGCGACAAAGCCGCCGTGCGCCAGATGCTGGTCTCTCATCTGGGCCGCAGCTTCCGCCAGGGCAAGCACATCCTGCGCGTGCTTTACTATCGTCCGATGAAAAACCTGCTGCCCGGCAGCGCCTTACGTCGTTCCGAAACGCACATGGCGAGACAAATATTTAGCGGCCTGACGCGTATAAATGAGGAAAATGGGGAACTGGAAGCCGATATCGCCCATCACTGGCAGCAATTATCCCCGTTACACTGGCGCTTTTTTTTACGCCCCGGTATTCATTTTCATCATGGCCGCGAGCTGGAGATGGACGACGTTATTGCCTCTCTGCAACGCGCCCGCGAGCTGCCGCTCTACTCCCACATTACGCACATTCACTCCCCTACCGCCTGGACGCTGGATATTGAGCTTTCCGAGCCAGACCAGTGGTTGCCGTGGCTGATGGGCCATATTCCGTCGATGATTTTGCCGCACGAGTGGGGTTCAATGGCGAATTTCGCCAGTCAGCCGGTAGGAACCGGCCCTTACGCGGTGACGCGCAATAATAACAATCAGCTGAAAATTCGTGCCTTCGATGACTATTTTGGCTATCGCGCATTGATTGATGAAGTGAATGTCTGGGTGCTGCCGGAGATCAGCGAAGAGTTCAGCCCCGGCCTGACGCTGGAAGGCCCGACCGACGGCGAAAAAGCGGTCGAAAGCCGTCTGGAAGAGGGCTGCTACTATCTATTGTTCGATGCTCGCACCCACCGGGGCGCGAGCCCCGAAGTGCGCCAGTGGGTCAGCCAAATCCTCGCACCTGCCAATCTTATCTATCAGGCGGAAGATCAGCATCAGACCTACTGGTTCCCGGCCTACGGGCTGCTGCCGCGCTGGCACCACGCCCGTCCGGGGCGGTGCGAAAAACCCGCTGGGCTGGAATCCATTACCCTGACCTATTATCGCGAACACGTTGAGCACCGGTTTATCGCCCGCATCATGAGCAAACTGCTGGCCACGGAAGGGGTGATGCTAGACATTCAGGAAGTGGAATACGACGAATGGCATCGCGGCGAAGCGGTGAGCGATATCTGGCTCAACAGCGCGAACTTCACCCTGCCGCTCGATTTCTCGTTATTCTCGCATCTGTATGAAACGCCGCTGATCCAGCACTGCATCGCCCGCGACTGGCAGCAAGACGCCGCCCAGTGGCGAGCGGGCGATATGAATCTGGCGGTCTGGTGCCAGCAACTGCTGGCCCAGCAGGCGATGGTGCCGCTGATCCACCACTGGCTAATGATTCAGGGACAGCGCAGTATGCGCGGCCTGCGCATGAACACCCTCGGCTGGTTTGACTTTAAATCAGCCTGGTTTGCGCCGCCGGAACCATAA
- a CDS encoding Sugar-phosphate stress protein SgrT (embedded in SgrS) — translation MKRSTARQFYQQYFSATKGVSWLARQCAEQRLKMLEDLMQWDVTNPTSSR, via the coding sequence ATGAAGAGGTCTACCGCACGTCAGTTTTATCAGCAGTACTTTTCAGCGACAAAAGGAGTGTCCTGGCTGGCCCGCCAGTGTGCAGAACAGCGCCTGAAAATGCTCGAAGATCTGATGCAGTGGGATGTTACGAATCCGACCTCTTCCCGCTGA
- a CDS encoding transport protein translates to MLWLMTMGRRLNGVYAAFMLVAFMMGVAGALQAPTLSLFLSREVGAQPFWVGLFYTVNAIAGILVSLALAKRSDSKGDRRKLILFCCAMAIGNALLFAFNRHYLTLLTCGVLLASLANTAMPQLFALAREYADNSAREVVMFSSVMRAQLSLAWVIGPPLAFMLALNYGFTMMFSIAAGIFAISLVLIACVLPSVARVEQAADTPVTQVSGWSNKNVRMLFIASTLMWTCNTMYIIDMPLWISSDLGLPDKLAGILMGTAAGLEIPAMILAGYYVKRFGKRRMMVIAVAAGVLFYLGLILFHSREALLALQLFNAIFIGIVAGIGMLWFQDLMPGRAGSATTLFTNSISTGVILAGVIQGALAQSYGHFAVYWVIAGISLVTLGLTLRVRDV, encoded by the coding sequence ATGCTCTGGTTGATGACGATGGGCCGCCGCCTTAACGGCGTGTATGCCGCTTTTATGCTGGTGGCCTTTATGATGGGCGTCGCGGGTGCGCTGCAAGCGCCGACCCTGAGCCTGTTCCTGAGTCGCGAGGTGGGCGCACAGCCTTTTTGGGTGGGCCTGTTTTATACGGTCAACGCCATCGCCGGGATTTTGGTTAGCCTTGCGCTGGCGAAACGCTCTGACAGCAAGGGCGATCGCCGCAAACTAATCCTCTTTTGCTGCGCGATGGCCATCGGCAACGCGCTGCTGTTCGCTTTCAACCGCCATTATCTGACGCTGCTCACCTGCGGTGTGCTGCTGGCGTCGCTCGCCAATACCGCCATGCCGCAGCTCTTTGCGCTGGCGCGTGAGTATGCGGATAACTCGGCGCGAGAAGTGGTGATGTTCAGCTCGGTGATGCGTGCCCAGCTTTCACTGGCGTGGGTCATTGGCCCGCCGCTGGCCTTTATGCTGGCGCTGAATTACGGCTTTACGATGATGTTCTCGATCGCGGCGGGGATTTTTGCCATCAGCCTGGTGCTCATCGCGTGCGTATTGCCGTCCGTCGCCAGGGTCGAACAGGCTGCAGATACGCCCGTCACCCAGGTGAGCGGCTGGAGTAACAAAAACGTCCGTATGCTGTTTATCGCTTCGACGCTGATGTGGACCTGCAACACTATGTACATCATCGATATGCCGCTGTGGATCAGTAGCGATCTGGGGCTGCCGGATAAACTCGCCGGGATTTTGATGGGCACCGCCGCCGGGCTGGAGATCCCAGCGATGATCCTCGCGGGCTATTACGTGAAACGCTTTGGCAAGCGCCGGATGATGGTGATCGCAGTGGCGGCTGGCGTGCTGTTTTATCTCGGATTGATTCTGTTCCATTCCCGCGAGGCGCTGCTGGCGCTTCAGCTGTTTAACGCCATCTTTATCGGTATCGTCGCCGGGATTGGCATGCTGTGGTTCCAGGATTTGATGCCCGGGCGGGCGGGGTCTGCGACAACGCTGTTTACCAACAGTATTTCGACCGGTGTGATTCTGGCGGGGGTGATTCAGGGAGCGCTGGCGCAAAGCTACGGGCACTTCGCGGTGTACTGGGTGATTGCGGGGATTTCGCTGGTGACGCTGGGGCTGACGCTTCGTGTCCGAGATGTATAA
- a CDS encoding 3-isopropylmalate dehydratase small subunit, which translates to MAEKFTQHTGRVVPLDAANVDTDAIIPKQFLQKVTRTGFGAHLFNDWRFLDDEGQKPNPEFVLNFPEFKGASILLARENFGCGSSREHAPWALTDYGFKVVIAPSFADIFYGNSFNNQLLPVTLSDEQVDELFALVKANPGISFEVDLEAQVVKAGEKTYSFKIDDFRRHCMINGLDSIGLTLQHEESIATYENKQPAFMR; encoded by the coding sequence ATGGCAGAGAAATTTACCCAACATACGGGCCGGGTTGTCCCGCTGGATGCGGCGAACGTGGATACAGACGCCATTATTCCGAAGCAGTTTTTGCAGAAAGTCACTCGCACCGGATTTGGTGCCCACCTGTTCAATGACTGGCGTTTTCTCGACGATGAAGGTCAGAAGCCGAATCCTGAGTTCGTCCTGAACTTCCCGGAATTTAAAGGCGCATCGATTCTGTTAGCGCGCGAAAACTTCGGCTGTGGTTCTTCCCGTGAACACGCGCCGTGGGCACTGACCGACTACGGTTTTAAAGTGGTGATCGCCCCGAGCTTTGCCGACATCTTCTACGGCAACAGCTTCAACAATCAGCTGCTGCCGGTGACCCTGAGCGATGAGCAGGTCGATGAGCTGTTCGCGCTGGTGAAAGCCAATCCGGGCATTTCGTTTGAAGTGGATCTGGAAGCGCAGGTGGTGAAAGCGGGTGAAAAAACCTACAGCTTTAAAATCGATGATTTCCGCCGCCATTGCATGATCAACGGTCTGGACAGCATCGGTTTGACCCTTCAACACGAAGAGTCGATTGCGACCTACGAAAACAAACAACCGGCGTTTATGCGTTAA
- a CDS encoding 3-isopropylmalate dehydratase large subunit, which yields MAKTLYEKLFDAHVVFEAQNETPLLYIDRHLVHEVTSPQAFDGLRAHNRPVRQPGKTFATMDHNVSTQTKDINASGEMARIQMQELIKNCNAFGVELYDLNHPYQGIVHVMGPEQGITLPGMTIVCGDSHTATHGAFGALAFGIGTSEVEHVLATQTLKQGRAKTMKIEVNGKAAPGITAKDIVLAIIGKTGSAGGTGHVVEFCGDAIRALSMEGRMTLCNMAIEMGAKAGLVAPDDITFNYVKGRLHAPKGKDYDDAVQYWKTLQTDDGATFDTVVTLQAEEIAPQVTWGTNPGQVISVNDNIPDPASFADPVERASAEKALAYMGLKPGVPLTDVAIDKVFIGSCTNSRIEDLRAAAEIAKGRKVAPGVQALVVPGSGPVKAQAEAEGLDKIFIEAGFEWRLPGCSMCLAMNNDRLNPGERCASTSNRNFEGRQGRGGRTHLVSPAMAAAAAVTGHFADIRGLK from the coding sequence ATGGCGAAGACGTTATACGAAAAATTGTTTGATGCTCACGTGGTTTTTGAGGCACAAAACGAAACCCCGCTGCTGTACATCGACCGTCATCTGGTTCACGAAGTGACGTCCCCGCAGGCATTCGATGGCCTGCGCGCGCACAACCGTCCGGTTCGCCAGCCGGGTAAAACTTTCGCCACGATGGATCACAACGTTTCGACCCAGACCAAAGATATCAACGCGTCCGGCGAAATGGCGCGTATCCAGATGCAGGAGCTGATCAAGAACTGCAACGCGTTCGGCGTTGAGCTGTACGACCTGAATCATCCGTATCAGGGCATCGTCCACGTGATGGGGCCTGAGCAGGGCATCACCCTGCCGGGCATGACCATCGTCTGCGGCGACTCCCACACCGCTACCCACGGCGCGTTCGGTGCACTGGCGTTTGGTATCGGCACCTCCGAAGTGGAGCACGTTCTGGCGACGCAAACCCTGAAACAGGGCCGCGCGAAAACCATGAAAATCGAAGTCAATGGCAAAGCGGCACCGGGTATTACCGCCAAAGATATCGTGCTGGCGATTATCGGTAAAACCGGTAGCGCAGGCGGTACCGGCCACGTCGTGGAATTCTGCGGTGATGCTATCCGTGCACTGAGCATGGAAGGCCGCATGACGCTGTGTAACATGGCAATTGAGATGGGCGCCAAAGCCGGTCTGGTTGCGCCAGACGACATCACGTTTAACTATGTGAAAGGCCGTCTGCACGCGCCGAAAGGCAAAGATTACGACGATGCGGTGCAATACTGGAAAACCCTGCAAACTGACGACGGCGCGACCTTCGACACCGTGGTGACGCTGCAGGCCGAAGAGATCGCCCCGCAGGTCACCTGGGGCACCAACCCAGGCCAGGTGATTTCCGTCAACGACAACATCCCCGATCCGGCCTCGTTTGCCGATCCGGTTGAACGCGCGAGCGCCGAAAAAGCGCTGGCCTATATGGGCCTGAAACCGGGCGTGCCGCTGACAGACGTGGCGATCGACAAAGTGTTTATCGGCTCCTGTACCAACTCCCGTATCGAAGATTTGCGCGCAGCGGCGGAAATTGCCAAAGGCCGCAAAGTCGCCCCTGGCGTACAGGCGCTGGTGGTACCAGGCTCCGGCCCGGTAAAAGCGCAGGCGGAAGCCGAAGGTCTGGATAAGATCTTTATCGAAGCCGGTTTTGAGTGGCGCTTACCGGGTTGCTCTATGTGCCTGGCGATGAACAACGACCGCCTGAACCCAGGTGAGCGCTGCGCATCTACCAGCAACCGTAACTTTGAAGGCCGCCAGGGTCGTGGTGGACGCACCCATCTGGTCAGCCCGGCGATGGCGGCAGCGGCAGCTGTCACCGGTCATTTTGCCGATATTCGTGGTTTGAAATAA
- a CDS encoding 3-isopropylmalate dehydrogenase — translation MSKNYHIAVLPGDGIGPEVMTQALKVLEAIRARFAMKITTSHYDVGGIAIDNHGTPLPKATVEGCENADAVLFGSVGGPKWEHLPPAEQPERGALLPLRKHFKLFSNLRPAKLYQGLEEFCPLRADIAANGFDILCVRELTGGIYFGQPKGREGSGQHEKAFDTEVYHRFEIERIARIAFESARKRRHKVTSIDKANVLQSSILWREIVNEIAKEYPDVELAHMYIDNATMQLIKDPSQFDVLLCSNLFGDILSDECAMITGSMGMLPSASLNEEGFGLYEPAGGSAPDIAGKNIANPIAQILSLALLLRYSLNANDAADAIESAINRALEEGIRTGDLARGAAAVSTDEMGDIIARYVAEGV, via the coding sequence ATGTCGAAGAATTACCATATTGCTGTGTTGCCGGGGGATGGAATTGGCCCGGAAGTGATGACACAAGCCCTGAAAGTCCTGGAAGCCATTCGCGCACGTTTCGCGATGAAAATCACCACCAGCCACTATGATGTGGGTGGCATTGCGATTGATAACCACGGCACTCCACTGCCGAAAGCCACCGTTGAAGGCTGTGAAAACGCTGATGCGGTCTTGTTCGGCTCCGTCGGCGGCCCAAAATGGGAACACCTGCCGCCAGCAGAGCAACCAGAGCGTGGCGCGCTGCTCCCGCTGCGTAAGCACTTCAAATTGTTCAGCAACCTGCGTCCGGCGAAGCTGTATCAGGGGCTGGAAGAGTTTTGCCCGCTGCGTGCCGATATTGCCGCCAACGGCTTCGACATTCTGTGCGTGCGTGAATTAACCGGTGGCATCTATTTCGGCCAGCCAAAAGGTCGCGAAGGCAGCGGTCAGCACGAGAAAGCGTTTGATACCGAGGTGTATCATCGTTTTGAAATCGAACGCATTGCCCGCATCGCCTTTGAGTCTGCGCGTAAACGCCGTCACAAAGTGACCTCCATTGATAAAGCTAACGTTCTGCAATCTTCGATTTTGTGGCGCGAAATCGTCAACGAAATCGCCAAAGAGTATCCGGACGTTGAGCTGGCACACATGTACATCGACAACGCCACCATGCAGTTGATCAAAGACCCGTCACAGTTTGACGTGCTGCTGTGCTCCAACCTGTTCGGCGATATTCTGTCTGACGAGTGCGCGATGATCACCGGCTCGATGGGCATGCTGCCGTCCGCCAGCCTGAACGAAGAAGGGTTTGGTCTGTACGAGCCAGCGGGCGGTTCTGCTCCGGATATCGCGGGTAAAAACATCGCCAACCCGATTGCACAGATCCTGTCGCTGGCCCTGCTGTTGCGCTATAGCCTGAATGCGAACGACGCGGCTGACGCTATTGAAAGCGCCATCAACCGCGCATTAGAAGAAGGCATCCGCACCGGCGATTTAGCGCGCGGCGCGGCGGCGGTCAGTACTGATGAAATGGGCGATATCATTGCCCGCTATGTCGCTGAAGGGGTGTAA